The following coding sequences lie in one Oryctolagus cuniculus chromosome 7, mOryCun1.1, whole genome shotgun sequence genomic window:
- the GORAB gene encoding RAB6-interacting golgin isoform X2, which translates to MEEKNKRKKALLAKAIAERSKRTQAETMKLKRIQKELQALDDMVSADIGILRNRIDQASLDYSYARKRFDRAEAEYITAKLDLQRKTEIKEQLTEHLCTIIQQNELRKAKKLEELMQQLDVQADEETLELEVEVERLLHEQEAEARRQMAHLERPFQPAGDSVTTGFADENKKYQEQAVSLKIDEQCENSKSILLPSLGCPNQEVNGISADGTT; encoded by the exons ATCTAAAAGAACTCAGGCAGAGACTATGAAACTAAAGCGGATCCAGAAAGAGTTGCAGGCTTTGGATGACATGGTATCAGCTGACATTGGAATCCTTAGGAACCGCATTGATCAGGCCAGTCTCGACTATTCATATGCCCG GAAGCGGTTTGACAGGGCTGAGGCAGAGTACATTACAGCAAAGCTGGATTTACAGCGCAAGACTGAGATAAAAGAGCAACTCACTGAGCATCTCTGTACGATCATACAGCAGAATGAGCTTCGGAAGGCCAAGAAGTTGGAGGAGTTGATGCAACAGCTGGACGTACAAGCTGATGAGGAGACTTTGGAGCTTGAGGTGGAAGTAGAAAGACTTCTTCATGAACAAGAAGCAGAAGCAAGGAGACAAATGGCTCATTTAGAGAGGCCGTTTCAGCCTGCCGGGGACAGTGTGACAACAGGATTTgctgatgaaaataaaaagtatcaaGAACAAGCTGTTTCCCTAAAGATAGATGAACAGTGTGAAAATTCTAAGAGCATTCTTCTTCCTAGTCTAGGCTGCCCAAATCAAGAAGTTAATGGCATTTCAGCTGATGGAACCACGTGA